Genomic DNA from Telopea speciosissima isolate NSW1024214 ecotype Mountain lineage chromosome 2, Tspe_v1, whole genome shotgun sequence:
tcttgatccccatcaatgatcaacccgataattaattaagctcaCTCGTCGCAATTTGAAAAattcctaacaatctcccacttgggctagattaattataaggtcatcattatcagatgtggCCATGGAATCTCAATACAACAATAATGCTACTAAACCGTGATCCAGTTAGCAAATATATCAATGTCGAGCAACAACAGAGAATACACCTCAACATACAGCATATCACTTTCTGTCAGCTACAAACAAAGATTTACTTACTAAAATGAACCGCCTTGAGATAATTTTGTACAAGGAATGTCGTACACGtctgtgatcacataaatatcgtCATCATTCCTTGTGGGTCCTCGAACGTATCATGAGCATCGTACAACTCATGGATTACCTTTGAATATCATCATATTTGCCGGTAATCGATCGAGTTGGTTTATCATCAATCGATCGACTTGGTTTatcaccaatcgaacatccATGGCTAAAAATAGCCGAGCGACTTGGCTCGTTACCAATCGAACATCCTTAGACCAAAAGGCCTTCAACACATCAAacaacatatgcatgcatacaCCACATCAAGCAGAAGCATTATAATTAAAACGAAACATATATCATTCCAAGCACTCCCACTAAGCAAGCATATCAAATATAAAACTCCCACTGATCAAGCAGAAACAAACAAATTATcaaaagtctaaaaacaaacATTCAATTAAAAGTACTTGCATGAAATAATTTAATTCAACTAAAAATTTATTCCCCTTTTTTGCCATCTTCTGCACCGTCTTTCTTTTCCAGCCAGGCCTTCCTTATGTTACAGTCTCTTTTCATGTGTCCCTTCTTATCACCAGTAGCATGAAATTTCACCAACactcctcctttctttattGTATAGATGATACTTACCTTTCTTGAAAAATCTTAGATTCCCTTTCTTTGTTCCACTTCTAAACGTTCCTTTGTTCTCAGTTAGGTTTGCACTCTCAATAgtcatcttcttcatgtttcctttttcttgtgcGCAGATAGATATCAGTTCTTTCATGGTCCATTTGTCCTTCTGAGCAGCATTTATAGACTTTATATTCGCATACACATCTGGGAGAGATTTGAGTGCAAGATGCACCAAAAGTTCTTCTTCTATAGGCATCCCAAGATCTCTCAACTTGTTCACAGTGGAAGCCATCTTCAGTAAATGTTCTTTGACACTCTCAGTACCATCGAATACAGCCGAGCGTAATTTGGTTCATGAGATCCCCTTTCTCGATCTTCGAGACACCTCAAAAACAGACCTTTATCTCACTCAAAAACTACGTGGCGTATCTTTCACTTCAACAACACGCATGGCGACTTAGGAATGGATTTCTTTATAACCAGTATGCACTTCAAATTAGTTGTCACCCACTTTTCCATCTTAACTCTCTCAGCATTCGTACTCGCATCTGTTAGATCACCAGGTTTTGATTCTCGAAGAGCCATATCAAGATCGAGCAGTCCCAGATTAATTTCTAGGTCCTCTACCCATCACTTGTAATTGTTCCCAGAAAGAACAAGAATAGATGCCAAAAGACTATTTGGGAGAGACATCCTGTGGGAGAAAATTCATTCATGCAGATAAACAAGGATATATATAAATTCCAACAACAACATGATCATATTAAATCAGCTAGCAAATGCAAACAACTCATACAAACTACTGGTAAACACAAACAATGATCATCATCACATTGCATTTTGCCCTCTCGGGTCAAATGCACACGTCCTTATCGCCTTGCAAGTACCGCGAGATAGCAACAACTTTCGAAATctccctccacctttgggtggtagagaaacccctaggttatgcaCCTCAATAATAATTTATCGACCTTGCAATTATCCGAGATGTCGATGACTTTCAAAATTTTTCTCCACCTTTGGGCGAAGAAAACCCCTAGGCCACGcatcccaaattctttgagtACACTATCTTTGGATGGACACACTGCCTTTCCATGAAAAGATCAGTAGTTTTCAGAAATCCCAGCACCTTTGGGCAACTGGAACCCTTAGACCACTATCCCTTTCAATCTATGTGCATATTACCTCGTCAATCTTTGGTAACATCGCCTTTGGGCTAATGTCACCTAGTCTGCTGCCTTGACAGAACCATAAAAGGATTCAATGGgccactttggtggatcaccattttaccccttcATAATTCCTCAACCTGATATGCAGCAATATATGTGGAAGTAAACACATTGATCATCCATAATGTGTTATGATATGCACATTCATGTGGCAATGGTCAACCCAAAATAGTCCAAAAATTCTCAAAGTAGCATAATCGTCCAAAACAGGTCCTTGGAAGTATTAAAAGTCCCAAAACCAGGTACCAATAGGTAGGTCTTAAAATTATGAATGAAACAAGACCAACCGAAGCCCAAATCGATGTTCCAcgcctaagggtgtcaaacggttcggtttcgggtatttggttcggtttcagttcGGTGCTATGACTTGAGGGTGTGACCCGAAATCGAATCGAAAATCGAGTCGATTCTGGGACCACCAATCGAATTCGAACCtgctcggttcggttcggttcggttacGGTTCCAATTTGGGTTTAATTCGGTTTCAGGTTATGGTTCTAATTCTGTTGCACACTTGAAGAGTTGAAAAGGGATATTGAGaaaggaaaatagagaaaacctgGAAATTAGAATATGAAAAGTCATTAGGTTAGATGGTtaccaaaaatacaaagaaaattcatagagtttttttattttccctatGAAGAGTGGCATATAAATTTCATTCCGTTGgatagttaccaaaaaaaacaatgaaaacataGGAAAGTGGAATATTTAAAGTCATTTGGTTAGATACGGTTACCAAACAATTTAAAAGATATATGACTTTGAATTAAGTGGTTTATtcagttcggtttcggttcaaaccgaCGGGTCTTGGcatgaaaccgaaaccaaactgaaccgaatTAGAATACCATATACcagaaccgaaaccaaaccgaattaattTGGTTCGGCTCAATTTCgggttcggtttgattttgacacccttatccaCGCCCATTAAACCATGCATTCAAGATTATTAGAAAACACAAAACTGCCAAAACCATGGTCTCTATTTATACAAAATATCCCAAATTACATATCAAAATGGAGAGCACGAAAAAACACACATCAGAAAAAACCGcgtctcaaaattcatccaaacgaaCCCACACGGTCCATTTGAAGTTTTTCAGTCAATTccccctttttaatttttgtttttgtataaAAGCCGAAGTGCACCGGtttgaaccgaaccaaaccagaCCGAACCCGGTTCACCTGAACTGGGTCGTCGATCCACCCAAACGGGTCACCGGGTCGAAATCCGGGTCAAGGAATAGGGTCGCGAGTCGGACCATGTATCCAGGTCAGGTCTCCGTTGATCGGGTCAGGAATCTTTGAACGGGTCGGGTCCAGGTCAGTTCCGGTCAAACGTGACCCGCAAGCATTAAGGCTAATGTCACGATGAAGTCATAATCGctatgatttttagttttttttttttttttttttgtaattgtcGCCGGCGCGTGTTTGTAATTGTCGTCGGTGCGTGGATCTCACTCACACCTTTGGCCGACGCGTCCGGCCACCGGCGGTGATGATCCACACATCGCCGCGATCGTCTCGACGAGCACTACAcacccatataaaaaaaaattattttcgcCTGTGGAAAAATCTGGCAGCAGCCAAAACGTACGATTTTGCAAAAAATCCGGTCAAAAATCCCTATTTCACCGTAAAAAAAACCTCGATTCATGGTCTTAAACTGACAATCAATTTATCCTAGTACTGTATGGATGGCTTTGATGCCACTTGGTAGAACAAGCAAGGGTTTTGTCAAAATCCGAATCCTTTCCCATACAGATATCTAGAACATGATTGAATAAAAAAGAGCAGAGAAAGTAAGGCGTACCTTGCACCACGTATGTTGATGTAGAAGTGATAAGAACCCACGAACAGCAGCAATCCGTCAGTTGATGTTTGTAAAATATCCGCTATTgggatcttctacagtctcctagactctcccacTGAATTATCTCTCttatggagaaaagagaaaagagaatagaatagtgactgcagggaccccatcattagtatttataatactccccaaaaccctaatccacttccacaatgggccaggccgatctggtccatctcaataaaacaGTAGCAAGCCACatcagcccttgtatttcttgatcccatcaatgatcgacccgataattaattaagcccactcGTCGCAATTTGAAAAATTCCtaatagggtggtcatttcacatagTCCCATGTCTAGGTGGAAGCTGCACGCAGCCTGGTAGcgatctttctcccataaaaaatattacatgttttaaaattttaaataattttgactttgatttttaatttcttttccttcttgtaCAAGAAAAGGTTAGAGTCAGACCCTTATTTTGTTCCTTCTCCATCATGTATTTTGTATTTTAACGACATAAGTTAATGATTTATTTGGCATTTTGATTGTTGGATAGATGAAGACTTCCTAAATATACACAAATAGGTGAGGCTAGTCTTTGAAAAGGATTGGTTTCATAAATGGATTGAAGATGTTATAATTTTTAAGCATATTCTGAGCTAGACGTATGGAGAACCCACCAATTAGGGGGCACATTATGGTTGGTCAATAAGGgcaggaagaggagagagagaatgcacTAGAAGAGTGAGAGAGGGGAGCTGCCGTTGACAGCTGATAGATACTTTTCTCAATTTTGAATtccttgattttgatttgttCAAGAGATACATAAATTTAGCCTAGAATGGCTCCTGCAGACTTAATCTCCCTAGGCAAgggcattttttgttttttttttgtttttttgcaaatgattttcagggttttgggaGGTACTTTTAGAGCGACGACGTCAACtatccgtgtcctgttgtcgtCATTGCCATGGGGATGACCATGTTGGGTTGCTTTGCTTGTGGTACCCGTTGTGATTCCTTAGGTTAAATTCCATTGGGGAGGGAATATTGATTGTATAGAATTTAGGGTCTCTTGCATGCCTGTGTTCTTTGTTCAACATTTTTGGGATGTCCCTTAGCGCTGATCATATTTTAATCTATATATATGTCTTATGGAGTTGTTGATGATACTGTATATTCATGTACTGCTTTCATAATCgcggatcggatcggccgatatcGACAAGGTTTAACTGGATTGTTCCCTGGATCAACCAACTCGGTTGGATCAACCAATTCGATCCGATCCTTGACCGATCCGACtgaatatttttatattttttcaaagtttttgagttttttttttttttttggtattatctTAACCGCTACTAATCGATATTGACCAATCCGATCTGGATAATATCAGCCAATCTGATCCcgagatcacaacacccaccaactttggccgattcatgacccgatccataaaaaaaactattttggggggttttttgacCGATTTGTACCAATCCGGAAAGGTTTTGGCCCTGACCGATACCGAGTCAGATACCGGATTATAAATCTTGGTCCTGGGTCGACGGGACGCTCTATAGTGTCATGAGCTGGCGAGTAGCGTGTAGTGTTTGAGGACTTGGCTCTACTGGGACGAGGTCCTTCGATACTTCATTGGCGCAGCCTTGGCGAGAGGTGGTGGCCTACCACCCATACTTTCCACCTTCCCATGGGGGAGATGGCCATCATCCCACTCTGCTATTTTCTTTACATCAGCCTCTTCTTTGATGGTGTTATTGTCGTGGGACATTCTGGAGGCTGGACGTTTTATGGAGAAGAACTGACGTCTCAACTAGGGTCCTGCGCTTCGGAGTCATTAGTGAAGGTGCATTGGTTCTATCACGCCTTGGAGGGGCAGAAGGTGCCCGACTCCTTGTGGGAGAACGAGATAGATTAGTAGGCTCGATGCTTCATTCTATACTTGTTGGGGCAACACTGCATTCAGATAGTGTTATGAAGATCCACATCTCCTTGGTTTGGTATCTTAGAAAACCTAGAAGAATTTTCCATTAACCAAGTTGAGTTAATAATTTTTTATCCATTGAAAAACTTATAGAGTTTTCACTTCAATCTTGAAGAGTTGAAGGTTTTCTCCATCCCTCGACATCTTAGAAGAGTTGCCCACATAACCTTAAAGAATTGTGCAAATTCCCCTTTCTTACTACCAATTTTTGTGGCTATACTTGTTGGTCTTTTTTACACCTTGATCAGAGTGTGTAATTTACCTCTCCCGGTCTCACGTATCCGCCGCTTGCATAATTTGGTCCGACCTTTCTGTTGCCTACATCATAGAGACCAATTATGATGCCCAAAGTTTGTCTAAATTTTGTGAGGATTGTGGTATTATACATGAAACCACAGCACAGTATCAAACCAAATCGAATGGAGTTGCTGGAAGGAAGAGTAAAACATGATTGGCAAGCACTGTGCTTTGTTTCTAAATAGAGACAAAAGCATCCTAAATAAGGACAGTGTGATTAGACCTTCTGGTTTAGTACTTTATGCAGTAGTCATTGTCTTGAGGGGCATCATCCTTGAATTTCTTATTCGTGATAGACGCATAGTTGgactttctatttctactcTGAAGCGAACAAAGAAGCGGCAATCTCAATAAGCTAAGCAATTTACTCTTTGTTTGCAATTCTTTCAAGGAAGGCTCAGATCCAATATTGGTAACGGAAGAATTAGACTTGTGTAAGCCTGAGTTTAGGTTTATCACTAAAATTGTGGGATGAAGCCCTTTTGTCTGTATATTATGTCCTTAATAtaataccaaataaaatattagaCTTGTTATCCTTTGAGTTGTATCCTAGGATGAGATCAACCTTAAAACATTTGAAGGGTTGGGGATGTCTAGCAAAGATTATTATACCCGAATCTGATACCTTATTAATCCTAGGAAGCACCCCCTATTCAGTCAACGTACTCCTATTATTAAGGATGTTGCTCATCTTTTGGCCAGGTTTGAAGtttgtgttttcttttatgttttcaagGGATAGCAATTGTATTGCTCCCACCCTTTCTCAAAAGGTCTTGTCGACGAAATGTAAGACAACTTCACCAAATTCTACTCCTTGGCTTCACAATTTATATGTGAGAGAAGGCTTATATTCCTCATGTCAATTTTCTCAATAAAgtttcattttattaaaaaaaaaaaaaaaagtatttgaaTTCGACTCCAATAATATCTGACATTTTTAAATTAACCTATAAATGTTAAAAACATTGACATAAAGTAATGCATTCTTATTTCTAACTTATAAATAATCATCTATAATATTGAGTTATAATCAGAGCAGATATTATTGGAGTTGATTCATCAATTTTTTGGACTCATACCCGTTCCATCCTTATACAAAATGGTATCCAAATTCATATCTTGTATCTGATTTAGAAAATTCATAATGAACAGATGTgtattgaataaaaatttagaCTCTCAATCTGCTCATCCATTTACATCACTGCTCTCATAATGGATTATCAATCTCTTGTTTCTTGTACATATTCGAAGTTTATCAAATTTTATGCCTCATAGTGATTTGGATTTACTGATTGGTGATTTGGTTTGAGATATGGTCGTTGCAATTTGAACCCAAGAAACATATTTAGACAAAAAGGCTCATGCCAGCCATATGTCAAGGAAAGAACTGGCCATCCAATGGATAGTCATGAAAgatcaattttcttttcatttgctCATACAACAGAATACAACAATTAAAGAAATGTTACACAAGGAAGTTTAAGGAGCAGAAAATTTTAGGATTATCGCCCATCAATATTCAATGGTCTAATCCCTTGAGCTCTCAAACTATCATAATTAATGGAGTTGTTGTGACTATCCAAGTCTGATATTGGTTGATCACCATACAGCAAGCTTTCCACCTCTTCGGGGTTTTGTAAGACCCAAGGATGTTTGAAATACTTCCTTAAGCCCTCAAGCTCCATTGCCACTTCCTTCATCGTTAGCCTTTCTTCCCCCTTCACTCCTAAGCATCTTCTTGCAAGTTCCATGACTTCATAGATTTGCTCATTGTTACCCTCTCTCAAAACTCGACTCTCCAAAATCTCCCAAACACTATTCTCCTTCATTGAAGTAACAAAATGCTTTGCTAGATTCCTCTCATTTTCAGGTCTATCAAAACTTAGGGCTATCTTTCCAGTTAATAATTCCACAAGGACCACACCAAAGCTATACACATCACTCTTTTCTGTCAATTGACTTGAATGAAAGTACTCGGGATCCAAATACCCCAAAGTTCCTTGAACTAATGTACTTAAATGAGTTTTGTCCGCTGGAATCAACCTGGAAGCTCCAAAGTCTCCAACTTTTGCAGTACAATTATCATCCAAGAGAATGTTAGTAGACTTAATATCTCTATGAATAATCGGCGGTGAAGCTACAGAATGCAAATATGCAAGTACCTCTGCTGTCTCAGTAGCTATCCTCAAACGATTTTCCCATGAAATCGAAGACTTGCATTCTTCGTCGTGGATATGATGGAATAAGGTATTGTACATGTTGGTAACAAATTCATACACTAGCAAAGGAACCTCCGTCTCCAAGCAACAACCCAATAGCTTTACCACATTTCTATGGTTAATTTGGGAGAGAATAACCACCTCATTTATGAATTGCTCGATCTGAGTTTCATCAACtaattttgatttcttaatgGCAACAATTTTGTTATTGGGTAGAATTCCTTTGTACACAGTACCATAGCCTCCTCGACCAATTATCTGGCTCTTAGCATAATTGTTTGTTGTCTTCTTTAGTTCTTCAGCTGTAAAGATTTTTGCACTTTCTGCGGATCGTCCTTCACACAAAGATAGTTGTTGCCTCAATAATAGACCTCCATTTTGTTTGAAGAATCTCTCCGAGTTTGCTAAGGTTTCTCTTCTGAAGTGCCCAAAGCACCAATAAATTGCCAGTAAGGATCAACAAGGGGCTTGATCCAATACCTACGAGGAGAGACAAAAACTTATTTAAGATTCCAAGTCAAAATAAGGGTGCACATGGAGCCTAGATCCTGCACTATGTAAGGGAATAGGGAAATCTCTAGTGTTTATCACAAGGGTTGTCATAGTAGTATATATACAATCTATTCAAGTGTGTTAAAAAGTACTAGACAAGCACATTCTCTTTATGAGTTTTGCTAACCACACAGGTTGCTCTTGGTCCTGTTCATACACCTCATGTGAGATTCTCAGCATCAGAATTTCataaaaagggagagggataggcgCACCGCTGGTGTGCGGTAAACTAGTAGCCAGTGGCATCAATAGGGTGCGGGATGGTATATCATACCGGAGTGGCAAGGGGATCATTTCAAAGGAAggcagagagagatagatagtgTGGGCTAGGTTACGGTACACTGGTGGTGAACCCAGCGTTTTCCCATACAAAATTAATAATAAGTCCACTTTTTATACTTTTAGGGTTCTCCATTCCACACCCTAATATCCAAAGGTCTCACCTCGATCTCAAACTTTTTAGGCTAAAATATCTTATATGGGGGCATGAAGGGACTCCCATGTGTATAAGGTTGAGCCTTCCCTCCATTCCACATCCAAATATGTGGTGTTGTCCATGGATATAATGAAAACCTGCTTTGATTCCATGGAAAGTTTTCATTCAAAAAGTTAAAACCGGTCGATGAAGGGACTCCCATGTGTATAAGGGGTTGTACGCTAATTAGTaaccaatgtgagactaaatTCCCAACACTTCCTTGGGATATTTGCGTTATGGATTCAATAGAGTCGAGAAAAAGTATTGGAATGGGCTTCTCAAGTACTTATCTgtaaaaattgtttttatgaGATGTGACGGGGTGTCAACGGCCGGCTGGGTTGGGCTTCCCTAAACCTTAGCCCAACCCTACGGGACTTAACCttaacccaagcccagcccagtcCAGCCCTGCCAAGGCCTAACAAATCCTAGACCCGGCTTGGCCCTGGCAGGATTTACAGGAACCCGGCCCGGTACCCCTGATTGGCCCCGATTGACCCTCAATATATAAATGGCAATACATAAACACTTTAAACTTAACTTGGACTTCCTTTCGACCAGATGGTGGGCTTGGGCATACCTTAACTTTACACTTTAAAcacttcaaatatatatattagccGAGGCCTCAACTTAGGCCCGGCACAGCTCTGCCAGGGCCAGGAAAAGCCTCAACCCAGCCTGACCCAGTGTTAGCAGGCCCGTCCCAACCCTATCCGAGCTCCTCAAGGCGGGCTTGGATTGGCCAGGTTTTTTTTTGACAAACCTGATGTGATTGTAGTGTAGGGCTCCAAAGTTAATGAGTTTTTACCTTAATTAATctaaaagatgaagaagaagtgatGACAAAAAGGGTTATTACCTACGGTGACCTGTATTACTGGGAATCGCTTTGGATTATGGGTGAAACCACTCCCATTTATCCTTCCAACTCCTTGGTaattgttgcgtgtgaaaacctccgatgcttggttcgcccacggatgtgcctgcaaaaaccaagcgatgagcacgagagaaccggtgtggcttcggcctaggactctccgatgctcaagtcaggtctccaatgcaacagcatAACTACGTAATAAAAAGCCAGATGATCGATGGtgttccatacctgggtatttatagagtgaggaggagatgaggcggttgggagagtcctagtatggtaggagtccttctttcggaaggttctctcgcgtatagcgaagtggagagctatttttggggtcggactcttattaaggtaagagtccatgtagagtgcgattccgcgttgcgctgggatcgtggctcgatccttatcccgtgattctcgggatctgctgacgtggcccggaggtccccggtggggtgctatggcagcttcagtggaggagggctttGGCCTTGGAGGTCGACCCCGGgggtcggcagaggaggtcggcaagggaggtcggcccgagaggttggtctcggccgcaagctcggccaggagtctacggctgacctgtatgagctcggcctcagccaccagCTAGCTCGTtcgagtctggctctgtcaggtgacttatcggagatggggtcggcccggtctCCTGCTTGgtccaactcggttctcggactgaggtcgggtcggccatgtggcagcctctgataggaggggtgttttatgcctcatcacaggcccccccactcatcaggagtcggctcggcactgatgagtgaaatttccTGGTCTGCTTGTCTGGAAAATTTTTGTGGTCGAGCTGAGCTTATTTTTTGCCACGGATTTGACGTTACACGTTCCGACggttgggtgtcagtgccacgtcagcagagtcattatggcaggctcgggaattcgaaacgtcctttgatctagGCCGTTGAACCATGCTGAGCTCTGatcggccgttggatcattaaaacccaaggattataaataggcaactcctaactattcattcctcactgctctaagttattgacttctcggcaagcttgGATTCTTCAGCTCGGTAGCGCTCGGTGTTTACTTGTTCAtgatcagctcggcctttgcttcgtTCGCGCTCAGCTCATCCTTAGCTcatcttcaaccagtaagtcttctccgcccagtatgtcagttggtagtagtcctatgggcgagcTATTCGCCGGGGtggcagagggcgcgagtctgAGTCGAGtgctccccgctcgttctcccaccatagacctgttgggatcgacctcggatgagcccgatatagtggagcttcgtcaggccgaggtggccgagcctccATTACTcttggagtttgaccacgcggcccaccCAATCGCCACagaccgagccgagaactctgggtcgtcctcatccgttgaggaatcaagtgagggagattcgtccgaggtgggggttggctcggtcagctcgtccgctgacgcccctgagcccgaggaaggtagtgtcggcaccgttccaagcacgatcacggaggccgacctcgactatctgaggacgacctatgccatccccgaggacattcagctccgagttcctaaccccggggagatggcctgcttcatcaggcccggcgaggtggctttgtacgagatgcccttcaagtatgcgttcaggctccccgttctcggcctggtggaccagatcttggaccacttccacctgtctcctggtcagctggtgccaaactcttggctggccgtctacggcttctacgccttattctgcgagatgggccgaggtgcaagcgtggcgcttttctctcggctcttcttcttgaagaagtctcccaagaaggggtggtactatttctgcCGCCGATCGGGGAAGAGTGCTGCTCTGGGCGGCCACAAAtttctggtcggcacgccgacctttaataagtattggaagcctcattttttcttcgcttccattcccaacagccctctccgaaccgagtggaaggagatgaacctgaattacgtcaatagggtactacccctgaccgagaatgagatgacctcgcttgacctgatcctccagcgtccgcccttcgatgtcctccagcttcaggacgaggagtttcttcagaggtggcatatgacccctggtaggagcccgaccCGAGCCCATCTCTGTGgtccgagctgacccctttacttagtcttattttctgtttctacttattttttatgttcttgatttctcttgcagtggttggccacattccccctatggatac
This window encodes:
- the LOC122650840 gene encoding wall-associated receptor kinase 1-like, giving the protein MANGLRRETLANSERFFKQNGGLLLRQQLSLCEGRSAESAKIFTAEELKKTTNNYAKSQIIGRGGYGTVYKGILPNNKIVAIKKSKLVDETQIEQFINEVVILSQINHRNVVKLLGCCLETEVPLLVYEFVTNMYNTLFHHIHDEECKSSISWENRLRIATETAEVLAYLHSVASPPIIHRDIKSTNILLDDNCTAKVGDFGASRLIPADKTHLSTLVQGTLGYLDPEYFHSSQLTEKSDVYSFGVVLVELLTGKIALSFDRPENERNLAKHFVTSMKENSVWEILESRVLREGNNEQIYEVMELARRCLGVKGEERLTMKEVAMELEGLRKYFKHPWVLQNPEEVESLLYGDQPISDLDSHNNSINYDSLRAQGIRPLNIDGR